In Desulfotignum phosphitoxidans DSM 13687, a single window of DNA contains:
- a CDS encoding CBS domain-containing protein gives MIPLKMKALLQKVLPDKVWQNRLIKDGPLRFMEFGPLDVDRLQRLGIRVDRLGPRLVVCMWDEDSPLEIGGFLVVDNLAMGQPAMGGTRMLPDITPDIIHNLARGMTLKNAAAALPFGGGKSGIVRPEDLTPADRPAVITGFGRLLKRYRKIYIPGPDVGTNDADMKIFAIENGLNNAVSKPADMGGNRIDELGGAANGVVVAFKTLVKQLPRLKNLPQFRHLTLPSLKDQTILIQGFGAVGAHVARIFHEYDPHTPPVIKGISDAHGFLMNENGLPWQQLFDLWKQFGEVTRRYFHDTILHGTQNTDPRTIYSSCADNLLRESGFCLIPASPVSNYLDVDASSNPSMTVDRMGHWQLIVEGANTYSPDPAKKAARRHMERHVYRDKGVLIAKDFLVNSGGVIYAAHERMIPTPDDLLIPKDILGHSKKIDAWLHKNQEAFAQLAEIRRKAAVEKLETVIRNNMEELIDGLCKDADSLPCDVAETISIRRIASMEKTRTAKDVMEDAPTIGVDRQVADAARLLVKSRVSIVNVVSETGKLIGIVTNWDITRAMASHLPMDAPLTRVMTTDVIATGPDTPILDCVRMLENHEISAMPIVKKDRVAGIVSGDILAKKTLFRLLQTMD, from the coding sequence GCGTCTGGGCATCCGGGTGGACCGTTTAGGTCCCCGGCTGGTGGTCTGCATGTGGGATGAGGACAGCCCGCTGGAGATCGGCGGGTTTCTGGTGGTGGACAACCTGGCCATGGGGCAGCCGGCCATGGGCGGCACCCGCATGCTGCCGGACATTACCCCGGACATCATTCACAATCTGGCCCGGGGCATGACATTGAAAAATGCGGCCGCAGCCCTGCCCTTTGGGGGAGGAAAATCCGGTATTGTCCGCCCCGAAGATCTCACCCCGGCTGACCGGCCTGCCGTCATCACCGGATTCGGGCGGCTTTTGAAACGATACCGCAAAATCTATATTCCCGGCCCGGATGTGGGCACCAATGATGCGGACATGAAAATATTCGCCATTGAAAACGGGCTCAACAACGCCGTATCCAAGCCCGCGGACATGGGCGGAAACCGGATCGATGAACTGGGCGGGGCTGCCAACGGGGTGGTGGTGGCGTTCAAGACCCTGGTAAAACAGCTGCCCCGGCTTAAAAATCTGCCCCAGTTCCGGCACCTGACCCTTCCCTCCTTGAAAGACCAGACCATCCTCATCCAGGGATTCGGTGCGGTCGGGGCCCATGTGGCCCGGATCTTTCACGAATATGATCCGCACACGCCTCCGGTCATCAAGGGCATCAGTGATGCCCACGGGTTTCTGATGAATGAAAACGGTCTGCCCTGGCAGCAGCTGTTTGACCTGTGGAAACAGTTTGGTGAAGTGACCCGGCGCTATTTTCATGACACCATCCTCCACGGCACACAAAACACCGACCCCCGGACTATTTATTCCAGCTGTGCCGACAACCTGCTCAGGGAATCCGGGTTCTGCCTGATACCGGCATCTCCGGTATCCAACTATCTGGATGTGGACGCAAGTTCAAATCCGTCCATGACCGTGGACCGGATGGGACACTGGCAGCTGATTGTGGAAGGCGCCAACACCTATTCTCCTGATCCGGCGAAAAAAGCGGCCCGGCGGCACATGGAGCGCCATGTTTACCGGGACAAAGGGGTGCTCATTGCCAAGGACTTTCTGGTGAACTCCGGTGGCGTGATTTATGCGGCCCACGAACGCATGATTCCCACCCCGGATGACCTGCTGATTCCCAAAGACATTCTGGGACATTCTAAAAAAATCGATGCCTGGCTGCACAAAAACCAGGAGGCGTTTGCCCAACTGGCGGAAATCCGGCGGAAAGCGGCCGTGGAAAAGCTGGAAACCGTGATCCGCAACAATATGGAAGAACTCATTGACGGCCTGTGCAAGGATGCGGACAGTCTTCCCTGTGACGTGGCTGAAACCATCAGCATCCGCCGCATCGCATCCATGGAAAAAACCAGAACGGCCAAAGATGTCATGGAAGACGCCCCCACCATCGGTGTGGACCGGCAGGTCGCGGATGCGGCCAGACTGCTGGTCAAATCCCGGGTATCCATTGTCAATGTGGTGTCTGAAACAGGCAAGCTCATCGGCATTGTCACCAACTGGGACATCACCCGGGCCATGGCCTCCCACCTGCCCATGGATGCGCCTTTAACCCGGGTGATGACAACAGACGTGATCGCTACCGGCCCGGACACCCCGATCTTAGACTGTGTCAGGATGCTGGAAAACCACGAAATATCAGCCATGCCCATTGTAAAAAAAGACCGGGTGGCAGGCATTGTTTCCGGAGATATCCTGGCGAAAAAAACCTTGTTCCGGCTGCTCCAGACCATGGATTGA
- a CDS encoding MFS transporter translates to MRLLLIILAQFLSGSIWFAANAAFFDQQFLLSAVQAGFIAGTLSFAFLNLSDRFPPVRVFFVCALAGAMFNLGGALLPPSRGILLASRFLCGISLAGIYPVGMKIAASWYPDTLGRALGFLVGALVLASGFPYLIKAVHWQGDPGMILWITSVSCLAGGLIQVFFVGDGPFLPKGSPFDPKVIRYLFVNPYFKASALGYFGHMWELYAVWATIPILFYAIIPDQADMWAFIFFGAGFMGCAAGGMLSLKWGSRRVAGTALIISALCCLMSPTFLYLPRALALGIILLWGMAVVADSPQFSSLNTRFAPAGYVGSALTLVNCIGFVITIFSIELVTFWIRHWGIDTAFLCLTPGPVLGWIWLNKKIPG, encoded by the coding sequence ATGCGACTCTTACTGATTATTCTGGCCCAGTTTCTGTCCGGTTCCATCTGGTTTGCCGCCAATGCCGCGTTTTTTGACCAGCAGTTTTTACTGTCTGCCGTGCAGGCGGGATTTATTGCCGGCACCTTGAGCTTTGCATTCCTGAATCTGTCGGATCGGTTTCCGCCGGTAAGGGTATTTTTCGTCTGTGCACTGGCAGGTGCCATGTTCAATCTGGGAGGTGCCCTGCTTCCCCCTTCCCGGGGAATTCTGCTGGCTTCCCGGTTTTTATGCGGCATCTCTCTGGCCGGTATCTATCCCGTGGGCATGAAAATTGCGGCATCCTGGTATCCCGACACCCTGGGACGGGCTTTGGGTTTTCTGGTGGGGGCCCTGGTTTTAGCGTCCGGGTTTCCCTATCTCATCAAAGCGGTTCACTGGCAGGGAGACCCGGGAATGATCCTGTGGATAACCAGTGTGTCATGCCTGGCCGGCGGACTGATTCAGGTTTTTTTTGTGGGGGACGGGCCGTTTCTGCCCAAGGGATCTCCTTTTGACCCCAAAGTGATCCGTTACCTGTTTGTGAATCCTTATTTTAAAGCGTCGGCTTTAGGCTATTTCGGCCATATGTGGGAGCTGTACGCGGTCTGGGCAACCATACCGATTCTGTTTTATGCCATAATTCCAGATCAGGCGGACATGTGGGCGTTTATTTTTTTTGGGGCCGGGTTCATGGGATGTGCTGCCGGGGGCATGCTTTCCCTGAAATGGGGCAGCCGGCGCGTGGCCGGCACGGCCCTGATCATATCCGCGCTGTGCTGCCTGATGTCACCGACTTTTCTTTATTTGCCCCGGGCTCTGGCCCTGGGCATAATTTTGTTATGGGGTATGGCTGTGGTGGCGGATTCTCCCCAGTTTTCCTCTTTAAACACCCGGTTTGCCCCGGCCGGATATGTGGGATCCGCGTTAACACTGGTCAATTGCATCGGATTTGTCATCACCATTTTTTCCATTGAACTGGTGACGTTCTGGATCCGGCACTGGGGAATCGACACGGCATTTCTGTGCCTGACACCCGGCCCTGTGCTGGGATGGATCTGGCTGAACAAAAAAATCCCGGGTTGA
- a CDS encoding DUF362 domain-containing protein: protein MPADVFFMDLTATSRENLPGKLGRLLKKAGIKNILDKNDHTAVKLHFGEQGNTAYIRPVFIRKIIETIRTTGAQPFLTDANTLYVGTRSNAVSHIKTAIENGFSYSSMDNAPIIIADGLLGKSETPVPVKLKNCEQVYIGSEIMQAGALISVAHFKGHELSGFGGTIKNIGMGSASRRGKLDQHSNVSPKIKRKTCIGCGECAAHCPGEAIFLEDKKAYITKEKCIGCAECIVRCPTGSININWNQTIPVFMEKMVEYTYGIVKNKPGKCLFINFITDIAPKCDCLSYTESPIVSNIGVVASLDPVAIDQASVDLVNQQPGLPHTELKTCLAPGEDKFKGLYPDVDWSHQLAYAEEIGLGTRDYKLVKLKTLAYKKS from the coding sequence ATGCCAGCTGACGTTTTTTTCATGGATCTGACTGCCACATCCCGGGAAAACCTGCCCGGAAAACTGGGCCGGCTCTTAAAAAAAGCCGGAATAAAAAACATATTGGACAAAAATGATCACACAGCGGTCAAGCTTCATTTTGGCGAGCAGGGCAATACCGCCTATATCCGGCCGGTCTTTATCCGGAAAATCATCGAAACCATCCGAACGACGGGTGCACAGCCGTTTCTGACCGATGCCAACACCCTGTACGTAGGCACCCGGTCCAATGCCGTGTCCCATATCAAAACCGCCATTGAAAACGGCTTTTCCTATTCGTCCATGGACAACGCGCCCATCATCATTGCCGACGGCCTGCTGGGCAAAAGTGAAACCCCGGTGCCTGTAAAACTGAAAAACTGTGAACAGGTGTATATCGGGTCCGAAATCATGCAGGCCGGTGCCCTGATTTCTGTGGCCCATTTCAAAGGTCATGAACTGAGCGGATTCGGTGGCACCATCAAAAACATCGGTATGGGATCAGCTTCGCGCCGAGGCAAACTGGACCAGCACTCCAATGTATCGCCTAAAATCAAGCGAAAGACCTGTATCGGATGCGGGGAATGCGCGGCCCACTGCCCGGGGGAAGCGATTTTTCTGGAAGACAAGAAAGCCTATATCACAAAAGAAAAGTGCATCGGGTGTGCGGAATGCATTGTCCGGTGTCCCACGGGGTCCATTAACATCAACTGGAACCAGACTATTCCGGTGTTCATGGAAAAAATGGTGGAATATACCTATGGAATCGTGAAAAACAAGCCCGGTAAATGCCTGTTCATCAATTTCATCACGGACATCGCCCCCAAATGCGACTGCCTGTCCTACACGGAATCCCCCATTGTCAGCAATATCGGGGTGGTGGCATCCCTGGATCCCGTGGCCATTGACCAAGCCAGCGTGGATCTGGTAAACCAGCAGCCGGGCCTGCCCCATACTGAGTTAAAGACCTGCCTGGCCCCGGGGGAGGACAAGTTCAAAGGCCTGTATCCGGATGTGGACTGGTCCCATCAGCTGGCTTATGCGGAAGAGATCGGACTGGGGACCCGGGATTACAAGCTGGTCAAGCTCAAGACCCTGGCGTATAAGAAATCATGA
- a CDS encoding restriction endonuclease, whose amino-acid sequence MAVPKFQEIMLPMLNLAADERVWALVDAREELAKHFHLTMEEQEELLPSGRQSRFANRVAWAKVYLQRGGLLSSPERAHFQITKRGKDVLANPPEEISINFLSQYPEFQDFRNRSLKQDNTEIENENDSDTPEEILESAYITIRKSLVSDILDRVKSCSPRFFEYLVVDLLLKMGYGRAGGGTGECVGQSGDEGIDGIISEDRLGLEMVYLQAKRWEGTVGRPEIQKFVGALHGRRARKGVFITTGLFSPEAKAYVQNIDPKVALVDGRQMAEYMIDFGLGVSLAESYEVKKIDSDYFEE is encoded by the coding sequence ATGGCAGTTCCCAAATTTCAGGAAATTATGCTTCCCATGCTCAATCTTGCTGCAGATGAAAGAGTGTGGGCACTTGTCGATGCACGGGAGGAACTCGCCAAACATTTTCATCTCACCATGGAAGAACAGGAAGAACTGTTACCCAGTGGGCGGCAATCACGTTTTGCCAACAGGGTTGCCTGGGCGAAAGTTTATCTTCAACGGGGTGGTTTGCTTTCATCTCCGGAACGGGCACACTTTCAGATTACAAAACGGGGAAAAGATGTGCTTGCAAACCCACCCGAAGAAATATCCATCAATTTCTTGAGCCAATATCCTGAATTTCAAGACTTCAGAAACCGATCGCTTAAACAAGATAATACCGAAATCGAAAATGAAAACGATTCAGACACACCGGAAGAAATTTTGGAGTCTGCCTATATTACGATACGCAAAAGCCTTGTTTCAGATATTCTGGATCGTGTAAAGTCATGCAGTCCCCGGTTTTTTGAATACCTGGTTGTAGACCTGCTTCTGAAAATGGGATATGGCCGTGCGGGGGGTGGTACTGGTGAATGTGTTGGCCAGTCTGGGGATGAAGGTATAGATGGCATTATTTCAGAAGACAGGCTTGGGCTTGAGATGGTTTATTTGCAGGCCAAACGATGGGAAGGGACCGTTGGTCGTCCTGAAATACAGAAGTTTGTTGGTGCTCTGCATGGCCGCAGAGCACGGAAAGGCGTTTTTATCACCACGGGTTTATTTTCTCCCGAGGCTAAGGCTTATGTTCAAAACATCGATCCGAAGGTCGCTCTCGTGGATGGCAGACAGATGGCGGAGTATATGATTGATTTCGGTCTTGGTGTCTCTCTGGCAGAGTCTTATGAGGTGAAGAAAATTGATTCCGACTATTTTGAAGAGTAA
- a CDS encoding type II toxin-antitoxin system PemK/MazF family toxin, producing the protein MRRGDLYRIRRPSSRDPKKYRSFVVVSRQILIESRFSTVICAPVYTSYDGLSTQVPVGIDEGLKHDSAIHCDELISIPKSLLIHFIGKLSLKKLELLEQALKAALQINGAYEIDG; encoded by the coding sequence ATGAGACGGGGTGATCTATACAGAATCAGACGTCCTTCATCCCGGGATCCAAAAAAATATCGATCTTTTGTTGTGGTAAGCCGTCAGATTCTGATTGAATCCAGGTTCTCGACAGTGATCTGTGCCCCTGTTTACACTTCTTATGACGGCCTTTCAACTCAGGTGCCTGTCGGCATTGACGAAGGCCTTAAACACGACAGCGCCATTCATTGCGATGAGCTGATCAGCATACCAAAATCCCTGTTAATACACTTTATCGGCAAATTGTCTCTTAAAAAACTGGAACTTCTGGAACAGGCACTAAAAGCAGCACTTCAGATCAACGGGGCATATGAGATTGATGGATGA
- a CDS encoding ribbon-helix-helix domain-containing protein, whose protein sequence is MKTKTSITLSQDILRAIDAHMGAYRSRSDFIETAARVFIEHLEKKEAELRDLEIINKHADALNHEAEDVLGYQVPI, encoded by the coding sequence ATGAAAACCAAGACATCCATTACATTATCCCAGGACATATTGCGGGCCATTGATGCGCATATGGGAGCCTACAGAAGCCGGTCGGATTTTATAGAAACAGCGGCCCGTGTTTTTATTGAGCATCTTGAAAAAAAAGAGGCAGAGCTGCGTGACCTTGAAATTATCAATAAACATGCAGATGCGCTCAATCATGAGGCGGAGGATGTGCTGGGTTATCAGGTCCCTATATGA
- a CDS encoding alpha/beta hydrolase — translation MDVPDTTLLPYVMNLLYILTGVALIYVTATLFLTWLVQQIPRNPVTDPPRWGTVTDIRIPAIDGGYLEVWRIDPKGPSRGIVVFAHGWGRNRDRMVKRAKIFARWGFTTVIHSARGHGNSSSRQCMNAVRFAQDIESVIQWVNEPVLLYGHSAGSAGAIIAAARHPSMVRLLFLEASYAHTKEALLSLYRWFSPVFGKLFGPAIVQWMRILYRGATEAYSPARVARRIRMPVMLIHGEKDHRFPLSFAMTLKHSFVHEKVACYIAKNAGHSDASKTKEYGPTVKSFINRYLVDKG, via the coding sequence ATGGATGTGCCGGATACCACCTTGCTGCCGTATGTGATGAACCTGCTGTATATTCTGACAGGTGTGGCTCTGATCTATGTGACCGCCACGTTGTTTCTGACCTGGCTGGTGCAGCAGATTCCCAGAAACCCGGTCACGGATCCGCCCCGGTGGGGAACGGTTACCGACATCCGGATACCGGCCATTGACGGCGGATATCTGGAGGTATGGCGCATCGACCCCAAAGGTCCGTCCCGGGGCATTGTGGTGTTTGCCCATGGCTGGGGTAGAAACCGGGACCGGATGGTGAAACGGGCAAAAATCTTTGCCCGATGGGGATTTACCACCGTGATCCACAGCGCCCGGGGCCATGGCAATTCCAGTTCCAGACAATGCATGAACGCGGTGCGGTTTGCCCAAGATATTGAATCGGTCATCCAATGGGTAAATGAACCCGTGCTTCTGTACGGCCATTCCGCCGGATCCGCCGGTGCCATCATTGCTGCGGCCCGGCATCCGTCCATGGTGCGGCTGCTGTTTCTGGAAGCTTCCTATGCCCATACAAAAGAGGCCCTGTTGAGCTTGTACCGGTGGTTCAGTCCGGTTTTCGGCAAATTGTTCGGCCCGGCAATTGTGCAATGGATGCGCATTCTGTACCGGGGTGCCACTGAAGCCTACAGCCCGGCCCGGGTGGCACGGCGCATCCGCATGCCGGTCATGCTCATTCACGGGGAAAAAGACCATCGGTTTCCCTTATCCTTTGCCATGACACTTAAACACAGTTTTGTTCATGAAAAGGTAGCCTGCTATATTGCCAAAAACGCCGGCCACAGCGATGCCAGCAAAACAAAAGAATACGGCCCGACGGTCAAATCTTTCATTAATCGCTATCTGGTTGATAAAGGTTGA
- a CDS encoding BMP family ABC transporter substrate-binding protein — MKKWTLLLLICSIAMLGFSANTVGAEDKKIKAGFIYVGPVGDYGFSHAHDLGRKFAEEKLDWLETVYVESVSEADSDRIIDRLVQQQKCDVVFTNSFGFMDSTVKAGERYPDKIFMHCSGFKRSENVGTYFGDLYQMYYLNGIMAGALTQTNKIGYVAAFPIPELIRHIDAYALGIKAVNPEAKVHVKWIYAWYGPDKAREAAESLIAEGCDTLAFTEDTPAVIEVGQEHTEKGKQIYTFSHYSAMQPYGEDSVVSGQFMNWGGMYVKILEDIQAGNWTNEDVWWLAKEGAAILGGNETDPVNPKFVDDLKQAMVQTEEFGEISAYDLVMTRYDQMKQGVDVFDPFVGPISDNKGNLQIPAGERASKDDLLSIMYYVDNVEGTIPQ, encoded by the coding sequence ATGAAAAAGTGGACCCTGTTACTGCTGATCTGTTCCATTGCGATGCTGGGCTTTTCAGCAAATACTGTTGGCGCGGAAGACAAAAAGATCAAAGCCGGATTTATCTATGTGGGGCCGGTGGGAGATTACGGCTTTTCCCATGCCCATGATCTGGGCCGGAAATTTGCCGAAGAAAAACTGGACTGGCTGGAAACCGTATATGTGGAATCCGTGTCGGAAGCGGACAGTGACCGGATCATTGACCGCCTGGTCCAGCAGCAGAAATGCGATGTGGTATTCACAAACAGCTTCGGGTTTATGGATTCCACCGTCAAGGCCGGAGAACGCTATCCGGACAAAATTTTCATGCACTGCTCCGGGTTCAAGCGATCGGAAAACGTGGGCACCTATTTCGGGGATCTTTACCAGATGTACTACCTGAACGGAATCATGGCCGGGGCGTTGACCCAAACCAACAAAATCGGGTATGTGGCGGCATTTCCCATTCCTGAACTGATCCGGCACATCGATGCCTATGCCTTAGGGATTAAAGCAGTCAACCCGGAAGCCAAAGTTCATGTCAAATGGATCTATGCCTGGTATGGGCCGGACAAAGCCAGAGAAGCGGCCGAGTCCCTGATTGCCGAAGGATGTGACACCCTGGCGTTTACCGAAGACACCCCTGCCGTCATTGAAGTGGGCCAGGAACACACGGAAAAAGGCAAACAGATTTATACCTTCAGCCATTATTCCGCCATGCAGCCTTATGGTGAGGATTCCGTGGTATCCGGCCAGTTCATGAACTGGGGCGGGATGTATGTCAAAATCCTGGAAGATATCCAGGCCGGCAACTGGACCAATGAAGATGTCTGGTGGCTGGCAAAGGAAGGGGCTGCCATTTTGGGGGGCAATGAGACCGATCCCGTCAACCCCAAATTTGTGGATGACCTGAAACAGGCCATGGTCCAGACCGAAGAATTCGGTGAAATTTCCGCGTATGATCTGGTGATGACACGCTATGACCAGATGAAACAGGGTGTGGATGTATTTGACCCGTTTGTCGGGCCCATCTCCGACAACAAAGGCAATCTTCAGATTCCGGCAGGAGAACGCGCCTCCAAAGACGATCTGTTGAGCATCATGTATTATGTGGACAATGTAGAAGGCACCATCCCCCAATAA
- a CDS encoding ABC transporter ATP-binding protein: MKKIQRLEMDGISKSFHGISANKDIHLSVASGEILGLLGENGAGKTTLMNILYGLYQPDAGQIRINGQSVQFTTPLDSILHGIGMVHQHFMLIQNHSVIENIALAYKDTPFFFPKIKLREKIQQFSRQFDFTIDLNKKIWQLSAGEQQRVEIIKALLNGADLLILDEPTSVLTPKEIEELITILRRMKQDGHCVIFISHKLDEIMTICDRVTVLQKGRIVGGADTPKTDKKTLARMMVGRDVVFNINRETLTRGNPVLRASRIHVTGDMGLPAVKGISFDLYENEIFGIAGVAGNGQRELAEAITGIRKIDKGQVRINGKNITNLSPRKIYDQGISHVPEERIRFGIAPGLFLYDNAILKQHHLKKFSRGHFLRYQYIKDHTRNLVTAFNVSTPSINSQIRNLSGGNIQKLILGREISEQPQLLVASHPTYGLDVGATEFLRQHLLRLRSQGSSILLFSEDLEEIFELCDRIGVLFAGEFMGIFDSHDDRLCDIGLMMAGSKRF, translated from the coding sequence ATGAAAAAAATACAGCGCCTTGAAATGGATGGCATCAGCAAATCCTTTCACGGCATATCTGCCAACAAAGACATTCACCTGTCTGTGGCATCCGGAGAGATTCTGGGTCTGTTAGGAGAAAACGGCGCCGGCAAGACCACGCTGATGAATATCCTTTACGGGCTTTACCAGCCGGATGCGGGGCAGATCCGAATCAACGGGCAATCCGTGCAGTTCACCACCCCTCTGGACTCGATTCTCCACGGCATCGGCATGGTTCACCAGCATTTCATGCTCATTCAGAACCACTCGGTCATTGAAAACATTGCCCTGGCATATAAAGATACCCCGTTTTTTTTCCCGAAAATCAAACTTCGGGAAAAAATCCAGCAGTTTTCCCGGCAATTTGATTTCACCATTGATCTGAATAAAAAAATCTGGCAGCTGTCCGCCGGAGAACAGCAACGCGTGGAAATCATCAAAGCCCTGCTCAACGGCGCAGACCTGTTGATTTTAGATGAACCGACTTCCGTGTTGACGCCCAAGGAAATTGAAGAACTGATCACCATTTTGCGGCGCATGAAACAGGACGGGCATTGTGTGATTTTCATTTCCCATAAACTCGATGAAATCATGACCATCTGCGACCGGGTCACTGTGCTTCAAAAGGGCCGGATCGTGGGCGGGGCAGACACCCCAAAAACCGATAAAAAAACCCTGGCCCGGATGATGGTCGGCCGGGATGTGGTGTTTAACATCAACCGAGAAACCCTGACCCGGGGCAACCCCGTGCTGCGGGCATCCCGGATTCATGTGACCGGAGACATGGGGCTGCCGGCGGTGAAGGGCATCAGTTTTGATCTGTATGAAAATGAAATCTTCGGCATTGCCGGTGTGGCCGGAAACGGGCAGCGGGAACTGGCGGAAGCCATCACAGGGATCCGAAAAATCGACAAAGGGCAGGTGCGCATCAACGGCAAAAATATCACCAACCTGTCTCCGCGCAAAATATACGACCAGGGGATCTCCCATGTTCCTGAAGAACGCATCCGGTTCGGCATTGCCCCGGGTCTGTTTCTGTATGACAATGCCATCTTGAAACAGCATCACTTAAAAAAATTTTCCCGGGGACATTTTCTCAGATACCAATATATCAAGGATCACACCCGGAATCTTGTGACGGCATTCAACGTGTCCACCCCTTCCATTAACAGTCAGATCAGAAACCTGTCCGGCGGCAATATCCAGAAACTGATCCTAGGACGGGAAATCAGCGAACAGCCCCAGCTGCTGGTGGCATCCCACCCCACTTACGGCCTGGATGTGGGGGCCACGGAATTTTTACGCCAGCATCTGCTCAGACTGCGCAGCCAGGGCAGCAGCATCCTGCTGTTTTCCGAAGATCTGGAAGAAATTTTTGAGCTTTGCGACCGGATCGGTGTGCTTTTTGCCGGTGAATTCATGGGCATTTTTGATTCCCATGATGATCGTCTGTGTGATATCGGCCTGATGATGGCCGGATCCAAACGGTTCTGA
- a CDS encoding ABC transporter permease gives MIHVTSTDRYRITRWRVVMTNILSLAAGLGVISIIFMIAGVNPLFAISEIFQGSFGSVYGFKETVTKAIPLILIGAGLTLAFRAKFWNIGAEGQLLMGAIFATWTGLAFGDTLPSWGIIPLMFAAGFLGGALWGIIPAILKIKYAINEVISTLMLNYICAHILTMLIVGPWKGSTRFGFPGTDSLPEAAILSVIPGSRIHYVTLILALACAAILTMIIYWTRFGYEARVVGENPEAGKYAGIDFLKTTLVLMAISGGLAGMAGVGEVAGIHQYLGYPDSMSSGYGFTAIIVAWLAKLNPLYTVLSGLFFAGILVGGDAIQISLGLPAATVDIVNGTLLIFLIMGDYFLNHKISITFSTP, from the coding sequence ATGATACATGTCACATCCACAGACAGATACCGGATCACCCGCTGGCGGGTCGTGATGACCAATATCTTATCTTTGGCCGCAGGACTTGGGGTCATCAGCATTATTTTCATGATTGCCGGGGTCAATCCGCTGTTCGCCATTTCAGAAATTTTCCAGGGATCGTTCGGTTCTGTCTACGGGTTCAAGGAAACCGTCACCAAAGCCATTCCCTTGATACTCATCGGCGCCGGCCTGACCCTGGCCTTCCGGGCCAAGTTCTGGAATATCGGGGCCGAAGGCCAGTTGCTCATGGGGGCGATCTTTGCCACCTGGACCGGTCTGGCCTTTGGAGACACCCTGCCTTCATGGGGCATTATTCCGCTGATGTTTGCCGCCGGTTTTCTGGGCGGTGCGCTGTGGGGCATCATTCCGGCCATTTTAAAAATCAAATATGCCATCAACGAAGTGATCTCCACGCTGATGCTCAATTATATCTGTGCCCACATCCTGACCATGCTCATTGTCGGCCCCTGGAAAGGGAGCACCCGGTTCGGATTTCCCGGCACGGATTCCCTGCCGGAGGCAGCGATCCTCAGTGTGATTCCCGGATCCCGGATCCACTATGTCACACTGATTCTGGCCCTGGCCTGTGCCGCTATTCTGACCATGATCATTTACTGGACCCGGTTCGGATATGAAGCCCGGGTGGTGGGAGAAAATCCGGAAGCCGGCAAATATGCGGGTATCGATTTTCTGAAAACCACCCTGGTCCTCATGGCCATCTCCGGCGGACTGGCCGGCATGGCCGGTGTGGGGGAGGTCGCCGGCATTCATCAATACTTAGGGTATCCGGATTCCATGTCATCAGGATATGGGTTCACCGCCATCATCGTGGCATGGCTGGCCAAACTCAATCCATTGTATACCGTTTTATCCGGCCTGTTTTTTGCGGGAATTCTGGTGGGGGGCGATGCCATCCAGATTTCTTTAGGACTGCCCGCCGCCACCGTGGACATCGTCAACGGCACTCTATTGATTTTTCTGATCATGGGCGATTATTTTCTGAACCATAAAATTTCCATCACCTTTTCAACCCCATAG